The following are from one region of the Leucoraja erinacea ecotype New England chromosome 35, Leri_hhj_1, whole genome shotgun sequence genome:
- the c35h2orf42 gene encoding uncharacterized protein C2orf42 homolog, translated as MEEKGEGRLKHLHSKGFNLIRKMEQHADKMKTPAFLADLGKPTLRGIKKCPKCGTFNGTRGLSCKNKSCGAVFRDGARKQQPSVDAVRIVTGSSSQVYSVRLRDRGPDYRGFVELGTTEAIQTVEGTIITHITGRCLVPTCFKVSSQGGAENQCQHIKLSVECHMEATPHTLKSSVLNSLQVTTEIKQAIWNLATESSGPLVQRITKTIMVVKCKASQKHSLGFLHVSFHEKTRTKGVMEHKFYCSCQAFKASKSSSNKKETSKHCIHFYACICAFASDEKLGQEFSYFINFDSTGLQPNSERRLLAIYPQDFTAQAAANAISKTKKRKKDDLTAVSQPIDESQVNLSFQDWLAGVTERINQTMHYQFDGKPEPLVFHVPQAFFDALQQRISMGSKKKRLPNSTTGFVRKDALPLGTFSKYTWQITNVLHIKQIFDIPEMPLEITRSFVENRDGTYELFKCPKVQVESIAEAYSRMEKQPTIRPLELKTFLRVGNMSPDQKAPTPFIIEWIPDILPKSKIGEMRIKFEYGHHRNGHIEYREQQSSLEQTMELSPSLATINVH; from the exons atggaagagaagggggagggaaggctAAAGCACCTCCACAGCAAG GGTTTTAATCTGATAAGaaaaatggaacaacatgcagacAAGATGAAAACTCCGGCTTTTTTAGCTGATTTGGGCAAACCTACTTTACGGGGAATTAAGAAGTGCCCAAAGTGCGGCACATTCAATGGTACTCGTGGTTTGAGCTGCAAGAACAAAAGTTGTGGTGCTGTCTTCAGAGATGGAGCTCGAAAGCAACAACCCAGCGTCGATGCTGTCCGCATTGTCACCGGATCTTCTTCGCAGGTGTACTCAGTGAGACTTCGAGATCGAGGACCTGACTACAGAGGCTTTGTGGAACTGGGCACAACTGAGGCAATTCAGACAGTGGAGGGAACCATTATTACCCATATAACAGGCCGATGCTTGGTCCCCACGTGTTTCAAAGTATCTTCTCAAGGAGGTGCTGAGAACCAATGTCAGCATATTAAGCTTTCCGTCGAATGTCATATGGAAGCCACACCACATACGCTTAAGAGCTCTGTGTTGAACTCTCTTCAAGTGACCACTGAAATAAAGCAGGCTATCTGGAACTTGGCGACTGAATCGAGTGGGCCCCTGGTGCAGCGGATCACTAAAACTATCATGGTGGTGAAGTGCAAAGCTAGCCAGAAGCACAGTTTAGGATTTCTGCACGTTTCCTTCCATGAGAAAACTAGGACTAAAGGTGTTATGGAGCACAAGTTCTACTGTTCTTGCCAGGCCTTCAAAGCCAGCAAATCCAGCAGCAACAAAAAGGAGACATCAAAACATTGCATCCACTTCTATGCATGCATTTGTGCTTTTGCTAGCGATGAGAAGTTAGGGCAAGAGTTCTCATATTTCATCAATTTTGATTCTACTG GGCTTCAGCCGAATTCTGAGAGGCGACTGCTGGCAATTTACCCCCAGGACTTCACAGCTCAGGCTGCAGCCAATGCcatttcaaaaacaaaaaagaggaaAAAGGATGATTTAACAG CTGTGAGCCAACCCATAGATGAATCACAAGTGAACTTGTCATTTCAAGATTGGCTTGCTGGTGTCACTGAACGGATCAATCAAACTATGCATTACCAATTCGATG GCAAACCTGAGCCGTTGGTGTTCCACGTCCCTCAGGCTTTCTTCGAtgctctgcagcagagaatttccATGGGAAGTAAAAAGAAACGCCTTCCTAACTCCACCACAG GTTTTGTTCGTAAGGATGCATTACCTCTGGGAACGTTCTCCAAGTACACCTGGCAGATCACAAATGTTCTTCATATCAAACAGATATTTGATATCCCCGAG ATGCCATTGGAGATAACCCGCAGTTTTGTTGAAAACCGTGATGGCACTTATGAGTTGTTCAAGTGCCCAAAGGTTCAGGTTGAAAGTATTGCTGAGGCTTACAGTCggatggaaaagcagccaactatTCGACCACTGGAACTTAAGACCTTCCTGAGAGTAG GGAATATGTCTCCCGACCAGAAAGCACCTACTCCTTTTATAATTGAATGGATCCCAGATATTTTGCCTAAATCAAAGATTGGAGAAATGAGGATTAAGTTTGAGTATGGTCACCACCGGAATGgacacattgaatatagagaaCAGCAATCCTCTCTGGAACAGACTATGGAACTCAGTCCCTCCCTAGCCACCATCAATGTACATTGA